The following are encoded together in the Pseudomonas sp. IB20 genome:
- the madL gene encoding malonate transporter subunit MadL codes for MIIYGVAFLAFCTLVGLFVGEVLGKLLGIPANVGGVGIAMLLLIGLGSYLQKRGLFVGKSEQGLTFWAAIYIPIVVAMAAQQNVYGAIKGGPMAILAGTLAVVLGFALVPLLSRIGNREPHNPRSAVIFGGLMGTSSGVAGGLAATDPKLVPYGCLTAAFYTALGCLLGPSLLFLIMRGLVG; via the coding sequence ATGATTATTTACGGTGTAGCGTTTCTAGCGTTTTGTACGCTGGTGGGGCTGTTTGTGGGCGAGGTGCTGGGTAAGTTACTGGGCATCCCAGCCAACGTTGGTGGCGTGGGTATCGCCATGTTGTTGCTGATCGGCCTGGGCAGTTATTTGCAAAAACGCGGCCTGTTTGTCGGCAAGTCCGAGCAGGGCCTGACGTTCTGGGCGGCGATTTACATTCCTATTGTGGTCGCCATGGCTGCCCAGCAAAACGTCTACGGCGCGATCAAGGGCGGCCCTATGGCGATTCTGGCTGGCACGCTTGCAGTGGTGCTGGGCTTTGCCTTAGTGCCGCTGCTGTCACGCATCGGCAACCGTGAGCCGCACAACCCTCGCAGCGCAGTGATTTTCGGAGGCTTGATGGGTACGTCCAGCGGCGTGGCCGGCGGGTTAGCGGCAACCGATCCGAAACTGGTGCCGTATGGCTGCCTCACAGCCGCGTTTTATACGGCGCTGGGGTGTTTGCTGGGGCCGTCGTTGTTGTTTCTGATCATGCGTGGCTTGGTGGGTTAG
- a CDS encoding LysR family transcriptional regulator, whose protein sequence is MLIDEEFTLKKLEIFLAFMRTGNLARAAAELQTSNVSVHRAIHSLENALRCPLFKHEGRNLTPLESAYVLEERAQKLVADVVDSVRLTREAAGFSAERFKLGSLYSLTVKTVPQLIMGLKIRRSELNIDLILGSNFDLLYKLKNMEVDAILISLDERANDPDCEQIALFTDDIFLATPADSPFDREQEIDLADVRDATFITLTQGFATHQDGNRVFKQAGFEPKVAMQVNDIFTLLSMVSSGVGYALLPGRIAAVYENRVKLIPLQPRYRLQQHIGVAFLKAKERDPNLLALLAECRMYANRGG, encoded by the coding sequence ATGCTGATCGACGAAGAATTCACCCTCAAGAAGCTCGAGATCTTCCTGGCGTTCATGCGCACCGGCAACCTGGCCCGCGCCGCCGCCGAGCTGCAAACCAGCAACGTCAGCGTGCACCGGGCCATCCACTCGCTGGAAAACGCGCTGCGCTGCCCCTTGTTCAAACACGAAGGGCGCAACCTCACCCCGCTGGAAAGCGCTTACGTGTTGGAGGAACGCGCGCAAAAGCTGGTGGCCGACGTGGTCGACAGCGTGCGCCTGACCCGCGAAGCCGCGGGCTTTTCAGCTGAGCGCTTCAAGCTCGGCTCGCTGTATTCGCTGACGGTCAAAACCGTACCGCAGCTGATCATGGGCCTGAAAATCCGTCGCAGCGAACTTAATATCGACCTGATCCTGGGCTCCAACTTCGACCTGCTCTACAAGCTCAAGAACATGGAAGTGGACGCGATCCTGATCTCCCTCGACGAACGCGCCAACGACCCTGATTGCGAACAGATCGCGCTATTCACCGACGACATATTCCTCGCCACGCCGGCCGATTCACCCTTCGACCGCGAACAGGAAATCGACCTGGCCGACGTGCGCGACGCGACCTTCATCACCCTCACCCAAGGCTTCGCCACCCATCAGGATGGCAACCGGGTGTTCAAGCAGGCGGGGTTTGAGCCGAAGGTGGCGATGCAGGTCAATGACATCTTCACGCTGCTGAGCATGGTCAGTTCTGGCGTGGGTTATGCGCTGCTGCCGGGGCGGATTGCGGCGGTGTATGAGAACCGCGTGAAGCTGATACCGCTGCAACCCAGGTATCGGTTGCAGCAGCATATTGGCGTGGCGTTTTTGAAGGCCAAGGAGCGCGACCCGAATTTGCTGGCGCTGTTGGCCGAGTGTCGGATGTATGCCAATCGGGGCGGCTAA
- the mdcH gene encoding malonate decarboxylase subunit epsilon, whose translation MSSLLVFPGQGAQRTGMLQALAADILQEASDALGEDVRTLDSAHALASTRAVQLCLLIVGVAHARQLQHTPDYVAGLSIGAYPAAVIAGALDFADAVKLVSLRGELMQSAYPQGFGMTAIIGPALSTVENVLAEIHSPQTPVYLANINADNQTVIAGSDEAMKLVAARIKGNGVVKRLAVSVPSHCALLEAPAQALAQAFVTLKAPRITYLSSTRARPIHNPEQLRDDLAFNMCRIVDWRGTVQSAYERGVRLQIELPPGAVLTGLSRRVFEQGTVIACEGARLDTLQALLQEEERRHR comes from the coding sequence ATGAGCAGCCTTCTGGTGTTTCCGGGGCAGGGCGCCCAACGCACGGGCATGCTCCAGGCGCTGGCGGCTGACATTCTGCAAGAAGCCAGTGATGCCTTGGGCGAAGACGTTCGCACGCTCGATTCGGCACACGCCTTGGCAAGCACGCGTGCCGTTCAGCTATGCCTGCTGATCGTCGGTGTCGCCCATGCCCGCCAGTTGCAACACACGCCCGATTACGTCGCGGGCCTGTCCATCGGCGCCTACCCGGCGGCGGTGATCGCGGGCGCCCTGGATTTTGCCGACGCAGTAAAACTGGTCAGCCTGCGCGGCGAACTGATGCAAAGCGCTTATCCACAAGGCTTTGGGATGACCGCGATCATCGGCCCGGCGTTATCCACAGTCGAAAATGTGCTCGCCGAAATCCACAGCCCGCAAACCCCGGTGTATTTGGCCAATATCAACGCCGACAACCAAACCGTCATCGCCGGCAGCGACGAGGCAATGAAGCTCGTCGCAGCACGCATCAAAGGCAACGGCGTTGTTAAGCGCCTGGCCGTCAGCGTGCCGTCCCATTGCGCGCTGCTGGAGGCGCCTGCCCAGGCGCTGGCCCAAGCGTTCGTGACGCTCAAAGCGCCGCGTATTACCTACCTGAGCAGCACCCGCGCGCGGCCGATCCACAACCCTGAGCAACTGCGCGACGACCTGGCCTTCAACATGTGCCGCATTGTCGATTGGCGCGGCACCGTGCAGAGCGCCTACGAGCGTGGCGTGCGCTTGCAAATCGAACTGCCGCCGGGCGCGGTGCTGACCGGCCTGTCACGCCGTGTCTTCGAACAAGGCACGGTGATCGCCTGCGAAGGCGCACGCCTGGACACCTTGCAGGCCCTGCTGCAAGAGGAGGAGCGCCGCCACCGATAA